A region of the Amycolatopsis sp. cg13 genome:
TCTGGGCGCGAGTCAGCGACCTGGCGTACTGAGTTCTTCGTCGTTGTGAACGACGACGACTGGTCTGCCATCGACTGCTGGGTTCGATCGAGGTTTTGCGCCGCGGTCTGAGACGCCTGGATGAGGGGGTTCAGACCCTGCTTGGCACCGTCGGCCGCGGTTCCCTTCCAGAAGGAGTCGAGTGCCTTCTGGCTGTTGGCCAGCATTTTTCCGAGATTCTCGTGCACACCTTTGAGCTCTTCGGCGGCAGCGCGGCTGGAGTCCAGGCTCGACGTGTCTCCCGGATTGTGCATCAGCTTGTAGATATCTGCACCGGTGTACGCCATGTCATTTCGCCTTGAGGCTGGTGATGACTGCGGATGCCAGCTTGGTCGCCAGCGCGCACGGATCGGAGACGTGCGGATTTCCGGGCCGCAACTGCGTGTTGACAGCGTAGGCCAACCGGTCGTTGACGCCGACAGCCAGAGCGCAAGCGCCTTCGCCATTCAGACCGATGTCGTACACGACCGCCGGGTAGCCCTGGATCGCTGGCTGGACCTCGAACTTCTTCAGTCCGCCCACGGCGTTCCTCTGATACAGGCCTTGCAGGCCGTTCGCGCCGCTGGCGAGCCCTCCGTTGAGGGAACCAGTTCCGTCGGCGAAGATCCAGCCACAACTGATGCCGGCTGGCGTAGTGTCGACTGCTGTCGTACGCACCTTGCCGCCGATCTTCTCGACCTCGCTGGTCGGCACTGCGGAACACGGGTCCTTTTCCGCGGCGGAGGTGTTCGTGATGGGATCGGCGATCTTCGGCGGAGCGCTGGCGCTGCTGCCGGTGCCGGGAGAAGAGGGCGACGCGGGAGACGGGGTGCCCTGGTTGCCGTTGCAAGCCGAGAGCAGGAGCGCCGCGGCGGTGCCGACGATGACCGAAATCGTTGCTTTAGCGGTGTTCATCAGGCAGATTCCCAGTCTTCCGTAGATCTTCCATGGCGTTGTGGTCCTGATTTACGTATGCGGTCCGAACCTTTTTCAGCGTGTCGAGGTAGGACGTGACGTAGTCCACTGCTCCCTTGATGAACTCGTTGTGCGCGACCACAGTCTTCACGACCGCTGAAACATAGTTGGTGCTTACGTTCTCGCCGCCTGGAGGCGTCATAAGGGCCATCATCTGACCGTGGTTTTGCGCCTTGCGGAAGTCGCCGTCCAGGCTGTCCTCGAGCTCCTGGATGACCTTGTCCATCGCCTCGGGATTGAAGGTCCAACTGCCGTTGCCTGCCGCGGCCGCGAAGTCTGCTTTCGCCTGGTTGGCCCCCAGCGTTATGTAGTCCGGAGGTTGGCCGGTCGTGACCGTTTGCCCGGTCGCGCCCAGCGGCAGGGGCGGGCTTCCTGGCGGAGGCGGCTGGTTCGGTGCGATGGCGTCCTTGAGGACAGCCTGGGGGTCCCCGTTCGTTCCGTCTGGCATGTCGTGCCTCCCCGCACGGGCCGCGGCTTCCTGGGTGCGGCCTACCCTCTGTTCTTGATCAGCTCCGGGACGTGACCATAGCAGGCACGAACCGCCCACGAGGGGATGTTCGGGCAAGATCGTCCGGGTGCCGTGAATCGATCACGTAGTCGTCCGCGCGCGCAAAGTGACCAACCATCAGCACGAACACGCACTACTCCACCCGGCCCCTTGCTCATCCGCCGTTGATCCGATTCCCTGAGGGCCGACGATCGTGGGGAGAAGGGGCTCGTGCCGACCGATACGACCTTGCCGCCGCTTGATCCGTTTGCCGGGGTTCCCGACAAACGGTACGAGGTGAAGGCCGCGGACCTGCTCAAACCTGGTACCAGTGGCATCCTCCGCTGGAGACGGCAGGCCACGAACGCGCCGATCGTCCAGGTCGAGGACGCCTACATCACCGGCACGCTCGACCTCCGCGCCGCCGACCTCAATTTTCTCTTTCAATTCGAGCGCTGCCGCTTCGAGCATCCGCCGGACGTGCGTGAGGCGACGCTTCTCGGGCTCGTTTTCCGCAAATGCTGGCTTCCCGGACTAAGGGCGCGCAATTTGCGCAGCCGGAATGACGTGCGGCTGGTTCGCAGTGTCGTGGAAATCGCGGCGGATCAAT
Encoded here:
- a CDS encoding DUF3558 domain-containing protein, yielding MNTAKATISVIVGTAAALLLSACNGNQGTPSPASPSSPGTGSSASAPPKIADPITNTSAAEKDPCSAVPTSEVEKIGGKVRTTAVDTTPAGISCGWIFADGTGSLNGGLASGANGLQGLYQRNAVGGLKKFEVQPAIQGYPAVVYDIGLNGEGACALAVGVNDRLAYAVNTQLRPGNPHVSDPCALATKLASAVITSLKAK